The Malaclemys terrapin pileata isolate rMalTer1 chromosome 7, rMalTer1.hap1, whole genome shotgun sequence nucleotide sequence ACCGGCCCCTGTTCTGACCCTGCGCTGGGCTTGCGGGAGCGGAGCTGCCTGCAGGGCTCCGGACACTCCAGTGCGCCAGCAGGGGCAGCATGGTGGTGGGGTGAGAGATGGATCCCCCTGACGCTTGGGACCCCTACAGCCGGCCGGCCCGCCGGACCCAGTGGCTGGTCAGCGCCCTGGCGTATCACTACGGGCTGGACCGGGGCGTGGAGAACGAGATCATCGTGCTGGCCACGGGCTTGGACCAGTACTTGCAGGAGATCTTCCACCACCTGGACTGCGAGGCGGAAGGCAGGATCCCCGGCGAGGACTTCCGCACCCTCTGCCAGGTGTTGGGGCTGGCGGACCCGGAGGAGGCGGCGGCCGACCCGGAGGAGTGCGCCGGCCTCTGGGAGGACCTGGCCCCGGAGCTGACTTTCCGCCAGTTCCACGCCAAGCTCTGCGGCTACTTCAGCACCAAGGCCGGCTGCGCGCCGCAGCGCCCGGCGGTGGGCAGGCTGCCGCTGGGCAAGGAGAGCGAGCACATCGAGACCCAGATCCGGCTGCGCAGCCCGCTGCGGCGGCGCCTGGACAAGGCGGGCCAGGGGGCTGCTGCCATCAAAAGCGGCAGCCCGCGAGGGGCTTCTCCTCCCCCGGCCGCCCCCGGGCTGGCCCCGCACGCCAGGCGGCCGGGCCCCTGCTCCAGGGAGTGCTACGAGGAGATCgtggctctggagcaggctgaaGACCGGATCGTGAAGCTGGAGGAGGAGAACGGCAGCCTGCGGGAGCTGGTGGAGGACATGCGGGCAGCGCTGCAGAGCAGCGACGCCAGGTGCCTCGCTCTGCAGGTGAGCGGGAAGGGGCACGGGCCGCTGCACACTCGGGGACTCTGGCCAGACCCCGCTCCGGGGACTCAGCCTGCGGCCAGAGCGAAACCAACCTTGGGAAACTGACACATGGAATTAGTCCTAGGGCAGCAAAAGCTGCAGCGCTCCCTGTAAAGGCAGGGTGACAGGTCCCACTGTTCCCAAGCACTGCCACGCCTACACCCTGGCACGCTGGCACTAAGCACTCCAGCGCCCTGCCCGCCTTCTTCCTACCAGCAGAAGTTTGGGAGCCGCTGTTCTGATTTCAGGGGCAGTTTGCAGTGTAAATCAGGGCAGACTTGGGCTCCAGCTGACATTCGGCAGGGAAAATATGTATTCACCAACTGCATTTGTCTAGCAGTGGTGGTGCTGCTCCCGAGTGTGAGAGAAAGAGCTAAAAGAAGGGAATATGAAATGCACCATGTTAAACTCTGTGCTTACCCCACTAGATCTATGAAAGATTTCCAGGACATCTAATCAGGTTATTGTTGGGTAACTGGATTATAAAAAAGATTGGATTGTTATTGTCACTACGTTTGGGGAGAGATTTAATTAACGGATAAATGGAGTGCATCCGTTTCTATCAGTACTGCTGGACAGAGGAGAGAGGCTTCCATTTCTGCTGTCACTGTAACTGTGCAGTAAAAGTTGGTTTAAATGTAACCTAAAGCACAACACTACTTTTGTTAACTGAAAGTAAAGTTCACTGGAGCTAGTAGTGGTCAAAGGAGCTCATTAAAGCTTgtgttcagagcaaacattttgttAATTAGTTTGTGACTTATTTGCATTCACCTCAGTCTTGGGTGAAAGGGGGGGGGATGGTCTGTCTACCTCCAAATGCTTGTCATGAAAAGCCATAGAAATGGACCTTGGTGTTAGGGCTATTCCAACTCTCATTGATTACACAGTGCAACAATCTGTtggaacatatttttaaaagttagaccactaaaagcccattgaaataaatgtggGTGAAAGTGCAAAGGAGGGTGGGAGAATTTATTTCCttccaggcctggctggggctaCTTGTTTATGCTGGAAAAGATTTTTGACCTTTCAGTCAGTTTATTTCATGGGCCATCAAGGCTTTCATACTTTTTCGGTGTTAATGTTATATGTAAATTGAAGATGAAGATGTTgtgattttcaaaaaatgaacaTCTGACATATTAATGATGTTTACCTGAATGATTCAGAGAGTTATGTTCCATCTAGTTCCAGATTACTGAATATAAATAGTTCTGTTTCTAAACAAATGGCAACTTGGATACTTGTCATTATTTCTTCCTGGGTATTGTGTATTTGTGTTGTTGCTGGTTTTTGTTTAAGACAACCAGTTTGGTTATGTACAATTTTCAAGAGGAAATGTTTTGTTGCAGTATTACTATTTATTAATGAGACACTATAAGCTAGTGCAttatagggtttttaaaaaatatattgaccCTGCTCCTGAAATGTGTATTTTGATCTTACTCTTTTCTTATATGTGGCTTTGGTTTGTTCAGTGTTTTATCAGTAATGGATGTGATACTGTTTGGATTTTTACCTGTGAGAACAATAAGTAGGCAGTTCATTGAGCAAGAAATGTTTTGAGACTCACAGATAACCTCTGAGTTCATAGTTAGGCCCCACTCCTACAGTTGAACTGGTGAGCAGACCCTTGTACCCaggcagagccccactgactttggGGCCTCAATGCACAGTCCTTGCTCAGGCAGAACTTCCATTAATTCCAATTAGTAAAGAGTACAGGATTTTAATAGCAGGCATTGCTTGATTGCTCTAGGGAGACAAAGAACGCTgcctggcattaaggggtagtaTAGAAAGGGTGAGGCCCTAGAAGCTTGACTTCTCCAGTTTTTTTGGTGTGACTAGTTAACTTGAGTTAATAAATATACTTAGCATTCAGATAATGCTTATATATGTTTGAAGTTCTAATTTGACATTAACTATTAAATCTTCACAACAGCCCAGTGAAGTAGTACTATGCCTGGTTTACAAATAGGAAAACTGAGACAAAACAGTGAAGTTACTGGCCCAGGGCCACAGAGTGAATCACTGGAAGAACTAGGATTAAAACTCAGGACACCTACTGATTACCAGCTTCATGCTAATTTGTATAGCCCACATGcctaaaaaaatgtcaaaaccaggggcggctctagcttttttgctgccccaagcatggcaggtaggcagcctttggtggcatgcctgcgggaggtccgccagtcccacggcttcagtgtacccactgccgaattgccaccaaatccgcgggaccggctgacctcccgcaggcacgccgccgaaggctgcctgactaccgccctcgcagggaccggcagggcgccccccgtggcctgccgccccaggcacgtgcttggagcgctggtgcctggagccaccgctgctcAAAACGCTAGTTGCACCCCTGAGAACTGACTGAAACAATGGGGAGACATGAAATCAAAACAATATGTGAACATGTAAAACATTTGAGACAAAGTTTGCTGTTCCTTTAATGAGTCAACTTTTCTACAGAAAGTATGtattttgaaaattgtattacCCAAGGATTGTGCCCAGAACTTTGTATAGGCCAAAAGTAGATTCCTAATTAAGGGGTAGGTTTACTACATATGAAGAAAATATGCCAAAAAATCTGCCCATTTTCAGCTTTGATTAAAATGTTAagttattttcaaataaattaatcTGTGTTCTTCTTTATGCCCCTGTTGATTGTAGGTAGGACTGTGGAAAAGCCATGCTAATCATAAGAAAGATGGGACCTGTTTTATAGGTAATAGGAGACAGttaactcccaaacactcccagcCCACCAAGTGCCTTCAGAGTGTCCTAAAGGAGGTGGAACTAATCCGGAATTCCAGggatggacaaattgaagaagcAATTAGGGTCAATCAAGAACTGCAAAAAGAATTGAGGAGTTCCCAGGAAGCTATAGTCACCCTGGAAGACTGCAACCGTAATCTGAAGAGGGAACAGGCAGAAATGAGGAAGAAAGTGGAAGAAGCTAGACACGCAGTCCTTAACAGTCTTGGCAAAGTGAAGGAGTTAGAAGAAAAAGCCAATAAAGTGCCACATTTGCAGATATACATCCAGCAGCTAGAATCAGAACTACAGTACTATAGGTAAGTCTGATACCATTCAAAATAAATTCATCAAATCATATTTAAACTTAGCTGGGCTGGAAAATAAATGCTTATATTAATGAATCTACTAAGATATTTTCTAACGTGTGTTTGGAGAGGAATTAGGAGCTACCTATTCATTTtcacacacattgaatctatttccccatgttaagtattctcacacctcttgtcaaactgtctataatgggctatcctgattatcactacaaaagttttttctcttaattaattagcctcttagagttggtaggataACTCCCACCTTTTCTTGTTCttggtatgtgtatatatatatctccttactacaggggtcggcaacctctggcacatggcttaccagggtaagcaccctggcgggccgggccagtttgtttaccttccgcgttggcaggttcagccgatcacagctcccactggcctgggactgttcgcttcccgcagcccccattggcctgggacagtgaactgcggccagtgggagccacgctcagccaaacctgccaacgcggcaggtaaacaaactggcccagcccgccagggtgcttgccctggcgagccgcgtgccagaggttgccgacccctgtcttaCTATAtgctccattctatgcatccgatgaagtgggctgtagcccacgaaagcttatgctcaaataaatttgttagtctctaagatgccacaagtactcctgttcttattgtttACTCAATcctttatatattatattttccaTCTCTAAGGTTCTTTTTTTACCATAACTAATTTGAATTGGATTAGTTCCTGTTACTTAAACTAGATACACATAAAAATAGTAACAGATGATGTTCCATCACTCAGTCTAAACCTACACCTGGACAAACAGCTCATAAGTGCcatacatagggccagattctggcctaCAATGTTAAACTGTGGCGTAACTTATGTCTATCATTTTTCATTGATAGAATGTATTTTACTTAATTAGACAGCAAgctgattcaaaacaaaacagatgaTGGGTAATGATTTCATGCCTTGTACCCACTACATAGCCTTCCACTGATAGTA carries:
- the EFCC1 gene encoding EF-hand and coiled-coil domain-containing protein 1 isoform X2 — its product is MDPPDAWDPYSRPARRTQWLVSALAYHYGLDRGVENEIIVLATGLDQYLQEIFHHLDCEAEGRIPGEDFRTLCQVLGLADPEEAAADPEECAGLWEDLAPELTFRQFHAKLCGYFSTKAGCAPQRPAVGRLPLGKESEHIETQIRLRSPLRRRLDKAGQGAAAIKSGSPRGASPPPAAPGLAPHARRPGPCSRECYEEIVALEQAEDRIVKLEEENGSLRELVEDMRAALQSSDARCLALQVGLWKSHANHKKDGTCFIGNRRQLTPKHSQPTKCLQSVLKEVELIRNSRDGQIEEAIRVNQELQKELRSSQEAIVTLEDCNRNLKREQAEMRKKVEEARHAVLNSLGKVKELEEKANKVPHLQIYIQQLESELQYYRSEVLKLQLPSRGSTKQKEGAALLDGRHCLSAVQLDRSSPTGGAGMSENVEDQMFRSVEGQAASDEEEEKWIGDQQSQVAELKKLLDRVPCCGSGCDDKMVKKLMSYFESTNNDDHENATVELAERITTLTEQLEMKGNEVKKLETNMKESISKRALGKILLSTLESCRDPQHGKAHILEVLDTLYHELAACELLQSKPLEKAQSHQSLSNPLVISC
- the EFCC1 gene encoding EF-hand and coiled-coil domain-containing protein 1 isoform X1; translated protein: MDPPDAWDPYSRPARRTQWLVSALAYHYGLDRGVENEIIVLATGLDQYLQEIFHHLDCEAEGRIPGEDFRTLCQVLGLADPEEAAADPEECAGLWEDLAPELTFRQFHAKLCGYFSTKAGCAPQRPAVGRLPLGKESEHIETQIRLRSPLRRRLDKAGQGAAAIKSGSPRGASPPPAAPGLAPHARRPGPCSRECYEEIVALEQAEDRIVKLEEENGSLRELVEDMRAALQSSDARCLALQVGLWKSHANHKKDGTCFIGNRRQLTPKHSQPTKCLQSVLKEVELIRNSRDGQIEEAIRVNQELQKELRSSQEAIVTLEDCNRNLKREQAEMRKKVEEARHAVLNSLGKVKELEEKANKVPHLQIYIQQLESELQYYRSEVLKLQLPSRGSTKQKEGAALLDGRHCLSAVQLDRSSPTGGAGMSENVEDQMFRSVEGQAASDEEEEKWIGDQQSQVAELKKLLDRVPCCGSGCDDKMVKKLMSYFESTNNDDHENATVELAERITTLTEQLEMKGNEVKKLETNMKEMKGPLLGELQQKVEETELLKMELQMLETERVRLSLVEEKLMDVLQLLQQLQDLSISKRALGKILLSTLESCRDPQHGKAHILEVLDTLYHELAACELLQSKPLEKAQSHQSLSNPLVISC